From Pelagibacterium flavum:
CGCCATTTCGGCCATAAAACGTGTGGACAGTCGCGTGGTCGTACAGCTTGTGACAGGGCAAACGCTTCCCGTCTCACGGAGCTATCTCGCCGCCGTACGCGCCCACGAAAAAGGCGCCGCCCGATGAGCAGCGCCTTTTAAAATCAATGGTTTAGCGAGATTACAGCGTCCGCTGAACCTTTTCGACGCGATAGCATTCGATGACATCGCCGGGGCGCATGTCTTCGTACTTCTCGAACGCCATGCCGCATTCCTGACCGGACTGGACTTCCTTGACCTCGTCCTTGAAACGCTTGAGCGTCGAGAGCTTGCCTTCGTGGATAACCACGTTGTCGCGAATCAGACGCACGCCCGCGCCACGCTCGACCATGCCATCGGTAACCCGGCAGCCTGCGACCTTGCCGACCTTGGAGATGTTGAACACCTCGAGGATTTCGGCATTGCCCAGGAAGGTTTCACGCACTTCAGGGGCCAGCATCCCGCTCATCACGCCCTTCACGTCATCGATCAGGTCGTAGATGATGTTGTAGTAGCGGACTTCGATGCCTTCGCGCTGCGCCAGATCGGCGGCCTGCTTGTTGGCACGCACGTTGAACCCGATGATGACCGCACCAGAGGCCGTGGCGAGCGTCACGTCGGATTCGGTGATCCCACCCACACCCGAATAGAGGATCTGGGCCGACACTTCGTCGGTCGAGAGCTTGTTGAGCGCGGTCACGATCGCTTCGACCGAACCCTGAACGTCGCCCTTGATGAGCAGCGGGAACTTGGCGATGCCCGAAGCTTTGAGCTGGTTCATCATCTGCTCGAGCGAGGTCGCTCCACCACCGGCGGTCTTTTCGCGAATGACGCGCTGGCGGTATTCAGTGATCTCGCGGGCGCGGGCTTCGCTTTCGACAACGGCGAAACGGTCGCCGGCGTCGGGAACGCCCGAGAAACCAAGCACTTCGACCGGCGTCGAGGGACCCGCAGTTTTGACCTGCTCGCCCTTGTCGTCGATCAGCGCACGGACCTTGGCCCACTCGTTGCCGGCCACGACAATGTCGCCGACGCTGAGCGTGCCGCGCTGCACCAGAACGGTGGCAACGGCGCCACGACCCTTGTCGAGCTTGGATTCGATGACCAGACCCTGGGCCGAACCGCTTTGGGGCGACTTGAGTTCGAGCACTTCGGACTGCAGCAGCACAGCTTCAAGCAGACCATCGAGATTGGTCTTCTTGAGCGCGGAGACTTCCACGTCCAGCACTTCACCGCCCATCGATTCAACAAACACTTCATGCTGAAGCAGTTCGGTGCGCACGCGGGTGGAATCGGCGCCCTGCTTGTCGATCTTGTTGATCGCGACAATGATCGGAACGCCCGCCGCCTTGGCGTGCTTGATGGATTCGATGGTCTGGGGCATCACGCCGTCGTCGGCTGCCACCACAAGAATGGCAATGTCGGTGGCCTGTGCGCCACGGGCCCGCATGGCGGTGAACGCTTCGTGGCCCGGAGTATCGAGGAAGGTGATCTTCTGGCCGTTCTTTTCGACCTGATAGGCACCAATATGCTGGGTGATACCACCGGCTTCGGTCGAGACCACGTTGGCCTCGCGGATCGCATCGAGCAGCGAGGTCTTGCCGTGGTCGACGTGGCCCATGATGGTCACAACCGGCGGACGGTTGACCAGATCACCTGCGTCGTCATTGTCGATATCATCGAACAGGCCACCTTCGACGTCGCTTTCGGCGACGCGCTTGACGGTGTGTCCCATTTCGGTGGCGATCAGTTCGGCCGTATCGGCATCAATGACGTCGTTGATCTTGAGCATCTGGCCCTGGGCCATCAGCAGCTTGATGACGTCGACAGCGCGCTCGGCCATACGGTTGGCCAGTTCGGCCACCGTGATCGCCTCGGGGATCGTGACCTCGCGGGCCAGCTTGGGCTGGGCCACCTTGGTGTTGCGGCCCATCTTCTTGTTCTGGCGCCGGCGCATGGCGGCGAGCGAAGGTCCACGACGATCACTGTCGTCGAGTGCCGAATTGACGTTGAGGCGCCCACGCGAATTGGAATCGCGGCGCGCCGGCGTGGCGCTCGGCCGCGGTGCGGCATTGCGCTTGGCGCGTTCGAGTTCGTCCTTGTCGACAAGGGCCTTGGGACCGGGCGCCGCACGGCGGCGCACGCGGTCATCCTCGCCTTCGCCCGGAGGCGGCGGAGGCGGCATATCGGGCTGAGCAGCGCGCGGGCTGGGCTTGGCAACGGGCTTTGGCCGGGCCTGACCGGCCTTGACCGGAACGATCCCGTCCAACTCCTCATTGGCCGCTTCCCGGGCCTTTTCGGCTTCGACCGCGGCAGCGCGGCGCTCGGCCTCTTCGCGCTCGGCCTTGCGGCGGGCGTCGATCTCGGCGTGGCGCTGTGCTTCTTCTTCGGCCTTGATGCGATCTTCTTCGGCACGGGCCGCGGCTTCGCGCAGAGCGCGTTCGCGGGCCTGGTTCTCATTTTGGGTGAGACTGGCCGAATTGACGTTCTGACGCGGGCTGGCCGATTGCGGGCGCCCACCCGGACGGGACGGCTGGGGCCGCCCGCCCCCTGATGCATTGCCGCCCGACTGTTGAGGCGCGCCCGTACCGGGCCCACCCACGCGGCGGGTGCGCTTTTCAACAACGACGGTGCGTGAGGACCGCGACATGCCGGGCCGTGCGCCAAGATTTGGCGCGCCCTTGAGGGTCAGGGTCTTTTTCCCCGAGCCCGAATTGTCGCTGGTCTTGTCCTTATCGGTCATATGGTGCCGTCTTCTTCTCTGTCTGTGGCGTTGAAAAGGGCAAGCCGATTTGCCCGTTCAATCACCGAATTTGCTGCCGCGCCGGGAGTCAGCGCAGCGTGTATCACATTTTCGAGCCCCAATGCCAAACCCAATTGGGTCGACGAGAGAGATTCGATATGAGCCAGCCTGTCGGCGACTTCGCCGCGCCGGGCCCATTGCAGCATCTTGCGGCGGCCGTCGGGAGCGGCATCGCTGGCTGTAATCAGCGCGCCCACCCGCCCCGACTGGAGAACCGAAGCGACCTTGGCGGCGCCGGTTACCAGCGCGCCCGCCTTGCGCGCCAGCCCCAGGGTGCCCATCAGGCGCTGTTCTAACCGGGTCCGCACCTGTTCTGCAAGGTCGGGCGGCACCGTTACGTTTTCCTTGAGGCTTCGCGCAAAAACCTTTTTGCGCACCGCCTCGTTCACTGCGTCTGCAGAAAGGGTGATCCAGACACCGCGGCCGGGAGCCTTGGCATCAACATCGGGCGCCAATACCCCGTCGGGGGAAACCGCGAAGCGGATGAGCGCGGAAGCGGGTTTTTCGGCCCGCGTAAGAGCGCACATCCTGTCTACATCTTTTTCGCGGCCCAATTGCGGCGCCCTTTTACCCTTGTTCTGACAAACTCCCCGATGGGGGCGTTTCGTTATTCTGCGACCTCGCCCTCGGCGGGAACTTCGCCTTCATCCTCAACGACTTCTGCCTGAGGCAGGTCGTCTTCGGTGATCCAGCCGGCCTTGAGACGCGCGGTCATGATCATGTCCTCGGCCTCTTCACGCGACAGCGGGAAGGCCGAAAGCGTGCCCTCGAAGCGCTTGGTTTCACCGTCCTTGCGCTCGGTCCAGCCGATCAGATCATCGGCGATGCAACCGGCGAAGTCCTCGACGGTCTTGATTTCTTCCTTGCCCAGGGCAACCAGCATTGCTGCCGAAAGGCCCGGAATGTCGTAAAGCGCATCCTCGACACCGAGCTTTTGACGCTCTTCGTCGAGTTCACGTTCCTGTGCATCGAGGAACTCGGTGGCACGGTTCTGAATCTCTCCGGCCGTTTCTTCATCGAACCCGCCGATCGAGGCGATTTCCGCCAGATCGACATAGGCCAGTTCCTCTATCGAGGAGAAGCCTTCCGAGGCGAGCAACTGGGCGACCATTTCGTCCACGTCGAGCGCGTTCATAAAGAGCGCCGTCCGCTCGGTGAATTCCTTCTGGCGGCGTTCGGATTCTTCCTGCTCGGTCAGGATGTCGATGTCCCAGCCGATCAGCTGGCTGGCCAGTCGCACGTTCTGGCCGCGACGACCGATGGCGAGCGAAAGCTGTTCGTCGGGAACCACGACTTCGATGCGCTCTGCCTGTTCGTCGAGCACCACCTTGGCGACGTCGGCGGGCTGGAGCGCGGATACGACCAAGTCTGCTACATTGTTCGTCCAGGGGATAATATCAATCTTTTCGCCCTGCAATTCTCCAACAACCGCCTGAACGCGGGATCCGCGCATGCCCACGCAGGCCCCGACCGGGTCGATCGAGGAATCCGAAGAGGTCACGGCGATCTTGGCGCGCGAGCCCGGATCGCGGGCGATCGAGCGGATGGTGATGATGCCGTCGTAGATTTCCGGCACTTCCTGGGCAAAAAGCTTGGCCATGAACTGGGGATGGGTGCGCGAGAGGAAAATCTGCGGTCCGCGTTGCTCGCGGCGCACGTCGTAGATATAGGCGCGCACGCGATCGCCATAACGGAACTGCTCACGCGGGATCAATTCGTCGCGACGAATGATGGCTTCACCCCGGCCCAGATCGACGATCACATTGCCGTATTCAACGCGCTTGACGCTGCCGTTGACGATTTCGCCAACACGGTCTGCATATTCTTCGTACATGCGGTCGCGTTCGGCGTCGCGCACCTTCTGGACGATGACCTGCTTGGCCGACTGGGCAGCGATACGGCCGAATTCGATCGGGGGGAGCGGCTCTGTCACGTAATCGCCGAGCTTGGCGGCGTCGTTCTTGGCAAGCGCTTCCTTGAGCGAAATCTGCCGGCCATATTCTTCGACACGCTCGACAATTTCGAGCAGGCGCCACAGGCGCAGCTCGCCGGTGCGGGGATTGATCTCGGCCTTGACCTCGGTTTCGGCACCGTAGCGGGCCTTGGCGGCGCGCTGAATGGCCTCTTCCATAGCCTCGATAACGATCATGCGGTCGATGGACTTTTCGCGCGCCACGGCATCGGCGATCTGCAAAAGCTCCAACCTGTTCGCTGAAACGGCCATTGGATCAATTCTCCTGGGTTCGCTCGTCGGCGTCGCCGCCGTCGGTTTCGTCAATGATGGTTTCGACGTCCTCATCGGCTTCGTCGTAATCGGGATTTTCGGCCTGGCGCTGGCGTGCTTCGTCGAGCAGCTTGTCGGTCATCAACAGCTTTGCTTCGGCCAGAAGCGCCAGCGGCAGCACATGGACCGGATCGGTGCCTGCCGGAGCGTCGGGCAGGCGAATCGAGAAATTATCATCGTCGGCGCCGACGATATCGCCCCGGAAGCGCTTGCGGCCCTCGATCATTTCGGCGAGTTCAACCTTGGCTTCGTGTCCGACCCAGGCCTGGAAATCGCGGGCCCGGACCAGCGGACGGTCGACGCCGGGGGAGGAAATCTCGAGGTGATATTCGCGGTCGATGGGGTCTTCGAGATCGAGAACCGGATTGAGGTCGTGGTGGAGCTTTTCGCAATCGGTAATAGCGAAATGCCCGTTTTCGTCCTCACACATGATCTGCAGCGTGCAGCCATTGTCATTGCTGATGCGCACGCGAACCAGATCGTAGCCCAGCGATTGGGCCACCGGCTCGACGATAGCGGCGACACGCGCCTCAAGGGCGGATTCGCGGATGTAGCGTTTTGTATTGGCCGTCATGCTTACCCTGATCGAGGTAATAAAAAAGAGCGGGGCCGGTCGGCACCCACTCTCTCATTTTCCGAGATTGTTACGCTTCATATAGCGCCGCATCGTCACGAACGCAAGAACTCGAAATAAAAGCTCTTCATGCGCCCCTGCCGGCGAGCCTTCTGCTCGTACCTTGTTGCCTGCCAGCCGGGATAGGGTGCGTGCCAGGCGCCGGGTTCTGCGATGGCCCAGTCAAAACTGTCGGCTCTTAAAATATGGGCCAGCGTCCAGTTGGCATAGTCCTCGATGTCGGTCGCGAACCGGAATGTGCCGCCGGGTTTGAGGACGCGGGCGAACTCGGCGAGAATTTCGAACCGGATCAGGCGCCGCTTGTGATGGCGCGGCTTGGGCCACGGGTCGGGATAGAGAACGTAAAGACACTCAACCGAGGCGTCAGGCATAACGGCGAGCAACTTGATGACGTCGTCGGGGAAAAGCGCGATATTTGTGGTGCCCTCGACATCGATGGTTTCCAGCAACTTGCCGATGCCGCCGGTAAAGACCTCGCAGCCGATGAAACCATCTTGCGGGTTTTCGCGCGCCATACGCGCGAGATGTTCGCCACCGCCATAGCCGACTTCGAGGTGGATGCGTTTTGCCTGGGAGAACAACGCGCCGGGATCCACAGGGGCGGAAATATCGACCGTTAGTTCGGGAAGCAGGGTCTCGAACAACACCTGCTGGCCCTTGTGGAGCTTCTTGCCCGAACGGCGTCCGAAAAAGGCACGCGGCCCTTTGGGGTCCTGCGGGATGGATTTGGACGTCATGGGTTCACAATCAAAAACAAGAAGCGCGGCGTGTTGCGCCGCGCTTTACAATCAATGGGTCGGCCGGGCAAGGATCAGGTCAGCTCGGCCCGGATCGCGTCGGCCAGGTCGGTCTTTTCCCAGGAGAAACCGCCATCGGCTTCCGGCTCGCGCCCGAAATGGCCATAGGCGGCGGTCCGCTCGTAAATGGGCTTGTTGAGGCCCAGATGTTCGCGGATCCCGCGCGGGGAAAGGTTCATCACTTTTTGCAGCACCACACCGAGCCGATCCTCATCGACGGTGCCGGTGCCGTAAGTATCGACAAAGATCGACAGCGGCTTGGACACGCCGATGGCGTAGGAAAGCTGGATGACGCATTTTTCCGCCAGGCCCGCCGCGACGACGTTTTTCGCCAGATAGCGGGCCGCGTATGCTGCCGATCGGTCGACCTTGGTGGGATCCTTGCCCGAGAACGCGCCGCCGCCATGGGGAGCCGCGCCACCATAGGTGTCCACGATGATCTTGCGACCGGTCAGCCCTGCGTCGCCGTCAGGCCCGCCAATGACGAAAGCGCCAGTGGGATTGACGTAGAATTCGTCCTCTGGCGGCATCCAGCCCTTGGGCAGCACGTCTTCGACGAAGGGGCGCACAAGGTCACGGACGCATTGTTGGGATACGTTCTCGACATGCTGGGTGGAGACGACGACAGCGGAAACGCCAACTGGCTTGCCATTCTCGTATTTCAGCGTCACCTGGCTCTTGGCGTCGGGGCCGAACTGGGAGACGGCGCCGGAATGGCGGGCAGCCGCCATGTTCTTCAAGATCTTATGGGCGTAAGTGAGAGGCGCCGGCATCAGCTCGGGCGTCTCGTTGACGGCAAAGCCGAACATGATGCCCTGATCGCCGGCCCCTTCGTCCTTGTTGCCCGAAGCATCGACGCCCTGGGCGATGTGGGCAGACTGCTCGTGCACGTGGCAGGAGACATCGAGGGTCTTCCAATTGAAACCCTCCTGCTCATAGCCAATCCGCTTGACGACACCGCGCGCGATGTCTTCCATGCGGGCCGCATCGATGGAGG
This genomic window contains:
- the nusA gene encoding transcription termination factor NusA translates to MAVSANRLELLQIADAVAREKSIDRMIVIEAMEEAIQRAAKARYGAETEVKAEINPRTGELRLWRLLEIVERVEEYGRQISLKEALAKNDAAKLGDYVTEPLPPIEFGRIAAQSAKQVIVQKVRDAERDRMYEEYADRVGEIVNGSVKRVEYGNVIVDLGRGEAIIRRDELIPREQFRYGDRVRAYIYDVRREQRGPQIFLSRTHPQFMAKLFAQEVPEIYDGIITIRSIARDPGSRAKIAVTSSDSSIDPVGACVGMRGSRVQAVVGELQGEKIDIIPWTNNVADLVVSALQPADVAKVVLDEQAERIEVVVPDEQLSLAIGRRGQNVRLASQLIGWDIDILTEQEESERRQKEFTERTALFMNALDVDEMVAQLLASEGFSSIEELAYVDLAEIASIGGFDEETAGEIQNRATEFLDAQERELDEERQKLGVEDALYDIPGLSAAMLVALGKEEIKTVEDFAGCIADDLIGWTERKDGETKRFEGTLSAFPLSREEAEDMIMTARLKAGWITEDDLPQAEVVEDEGEVPAEGEVAE
- a CDS encoding RNA-binding protein; the encoded protein is MGREKDVDRMCALTRAEKPASALIRFAVSPDGVLAPDVDAKAPGRGVWITLSADAVNEAVRKKVFARSLKENVTVPPDLAEQVRTRLEQRLMGTLGLARKAGALVTGAAKVASVLQSGRVGALITASDAAPDGRRKMLQWARRGEVADRLAHIESLSSTQLGLALGLENVIHAALTPGAAANSVIERANRLALFNATDREEDGTI
- the infB gene encoding translation initiation factor IF-2 → MTDKDKTSDNSGSGKKTLTLKGAPNLGARPGMSRSSRTVVVEKRTRRVGGPGTGAPQQSGGNASGGGRPQPSRPGGRPQSASPRQNVNSASLTQNENQARERALREAAARAEEDRIKAEEEAQRHAEIDARRKAEREEAERRAAAVEAEKAREAANEELDGIVPVKAGQARPKPVAKPSPRAAQPDMPPPPPPGEGEDDRVRRRAAPGPKALVDKDELERAKRNAAPRPSATPARRDSNSRGRLNVNSALDDSDRRGPSLAAMRRRQNKKMGRNTKVAQPKLAREVTIPEAITVAELANRMAERAVDVIKLLMAQGQMLKINDVIDADTAELIATEMGHTVKRVAESDVEGGLFDDIDNDDAGDLVNRPPVVTIMGHVDHGKTSLLDAIREANVVSTEAGGITQHIGAYQVEKNGQKITFLDTPGHEAFTAMRARGAQATDIAILVVAADDGVMPQTIESIKHAKAAGVPIIVAINKIDKQGADSTRVRTELLQHEVFVESMGGEVLDVEVSALKKTNLDGLLEAVLLQSEVLELKSPQSGSAQGLVIESKLDKGRGAVATVLVQRGTLSVGDIVVAGNEWAKVRALIDDKGEQVKTAGPSTPVEVLGFSGVPDAGDRFAVVESEARAREITEYRQRVIREKTAGGGATSLEQMMNQLKASGIAKFPLLIKGDVQGSVEAIVTALNKLSTDEVSAQILYSGVGGITESDVTLATASGAVIIGFNVRANKQAADLAQREGIEVRYYNIIYDLIDDVKGVMSGMLAPEVRETFLGNAEILEVFNISKVGKVAGCRVTDGMVERGAGVRLIRDNVVIHEGKLSTLKRFKDEVKEVQSGQECGMAFEKYEDMRPGDVIECYRVEKVQRTL
- the trmB gene encoding tRNA (guanosine(46)-N7)-methyltransferase TrmB, with the translated sequence MTSKSIPQDPKGPRAFFGRRSGKKLHKGQQVLFETLLPELTVDISAPVDPGALFSQAKRIHLEVGYGGGEHLARMARENPQDGFIGCEVFTGGIGKLLETIDVEGTTNIALFPDDVIKLLAVMPDASVECLYVLYPDPWPKPRHHKRRLIRFEILAEFARVLKPGGTFRFATDIEDYANWTLAHILRADSFDWAIAEPGAWHAPYPGWQATRYEQKARRQGRMKSFYFEFLRS
- the rimP gene encoding ribosome maturation factor RimP; protein product: MTANTKRYIRESALEARVAAIVEPVAQSLGYDLVRVRISNDNGCTLQIMCEDENGHFAITDCEKLHHDLNPVLDLEDPIDREYHLEISSPGVDRPLVRARDFQAWVGHEAKVELAEMIEGRKRFRGDIVGADDDNFSIRLPDAPAGTDPVHVLPLALLAEAKLLMTDKLLDEARQRQAENPDYDEADEDVETIIDETDGGDADERTQEN
- the metK gene encoding methionine adenosyltransferase, which translates into the protein MASSSYLFTSESVSEGHPDKICDQVSDAIVDAFFAEDPYSRVALETLATTNRIVLAGEVRGPASIDAARMEDIARGVVKRIGYEQEGFNWKTLDVSCHVHEQSAHIAQGVDASGNKDEGAGDQGIMFGFAVNETPELMPAPLTYAHKILKNMAAARHSGAVSQFGPDAKSQVTLKYENGKPVGVSAVVVSTQHVENVSQQCVRDLVRPFVEDVLPKGWMPPEDEFYVNPTGAFVIGGPDGDAGLTGRKIIVDTYGGAAPHGGGAFSGKDPTKVDRSAAYAARYLAKNVVAAGLAEKCVIQLSYAIGVSKPLSIFVDTYGTGTVDEDRLGVVLQKVMNLSPRGIREHLGLNKPIYERTAAYGHFGREPEADGGFSWEKTDLADAIRAELT